One genomic window of Caenorhabditis elegans chromosome I includes the following:
- the smg-1 gene encoding Serine/threonine-protein kinase smg-1 (Confirmed by transcript evidence): MITSRNNDIGNLIEQFRQRDTPQKERKAILARIEEILQTTKNVESLCVKWTYLLDNLCWPSLTKHDRNDMKTLAGKVIRLVGVLLFDTESYPEFLIYLGTLYQSVTKKSEETRADIVFSVYFIVGVISQKTENRLIATDTENVEKSLDWIIKVLPNSSISVYNHCLKGFVLVANTFPNVYAAMFESTLRAILTNLPDFNSHEKNFELLIDTVMRFSDQLNEKPHLAEEMVRIIRPDIKKNGLGNMRELKKRMKLTMALVKMAKSQKMLEETNQMISEMSIELEENGGKWSSASLITIVCDVFNELLILGKDDVKLQKGVEESLCNVLKDLNLSNQSTMEKQAFFNSLAKIVKQLPAESQVKTRVHQIVFNTETGLFTPKNRDNRMFGHNMIYKDLINLVSVLLTPTSLNHLQATYTDLRKIMIDSMSRLKQSEDTPYSDNIRWNESILLLFFSSLQSISCAKSSLIVMMGIRPSIFEFFSSELPLTEYWLASNHPEVYHLFITIFVGHLKAHDFYIVQSDYIVRGDSIGQSIGQTKRDYARKQVVALQKIINNFGDKLWKKTRLMISSWLHSLIATACEHQIGSDSFSQREWVRLRNTVIHQSVLTWNNECVNQALTILSTATKWSELTSDIHRDIADKTKKAKWKEATTIWESGDCNTYIRQSMSTVYQMSQERQQKTITSTSFGAEEFIIITNFLLKQATPTTFKKGQNSWMDEVLETFTQGCRTLEKPDSYVPETFIEKWDWIINQTANFCIVNKMKTPLGKPMQTFAAFENEIKRLAKEVIVRKNSDKKLNKSSTEDPNQSPPLKYSVQWLRVHLLLKLIVVLEKLMNSAIHGGSSVFNLTEIPVSSRQFFTVNAASCEVWLNRVYYPALLVAYFNGYYGLVIRFGSNALSHFARQKDGDNDKKIVNGVCTASLMSLSMAVLGEPMEIVGLRRKVREEFGTDMGQSLMEALGEMANARYETALVALEAVLVTDAATNETLKMIIQLAMVDILNRIRLPQATDYYKVVLFGEESNDSTITEDFRSVELLTKFEKLNNTVNEKRQVVDWSARERFQFVESAFSQTMRRTELLDIQKDFSAMGALALSADSSCKLYSDISSTSLIIANLVNKMTGVSQWKNKLTDTEIFDRNEEGNDGDKLAICRKLMHWGRHTKSNRGQSCAAHSEIIRLSRKTSNCELAFFHINSAIRGEKLAAWQRLEVERQRLKLVKTQNLDVRIREMNEVFGSLAEVFTTSCQLKSDFQMVDGMIKEKMISEGYNEDIAKREEHMSRASIQLADFFQSLPELENVLAPNLFPTIIWSELQRRSDSLSAGYHGIVGSLFHLASEMCPSLAKAHLKMARWAYEIAKIKNFPAENLSFYKFGKDETENEELLKSLEATSLVNLEKLVRAAISDDLRANNILAPNSHFMHIWKMVRDHRTKFLSIAVTSYFQFIQNMSGDCDNLPYSKKEETTLATLRILELLVKHGDVLIDVINDGLNKTNVHIWKEILPQLFARLSHPSEHIRKTLVDLISKICTAAPHAVVFQVVSGAASSSTDGEELEEQQNDDRNRVRACCEKLETNMSQSYPNLVKDVRQFVAELERINLLNEEKWSVVMGTMEHEMEKRLSLIRTENAKTESALHLTASVKNDIIVKRTQLLTRQIFDVLDELYQQTVIEPPKSKNEEEFVTAFAEVLTNAFQESRISRTTSPEKSWIPFKNLIANFVHRNSKKGMQTFETEDISPYLASLSNSCVPMPGQESVEFDRVVSISRVARQVTILPTKTRPKKLGFVGSDGKQVAFLFKGREDLHLDERVMQFLRLCNVMLQPGKGKHRQSVAAYQAHHYAVIPLGPRSGLIKWVEGATPMFHIYRKWQMKEKALKQATKKNGETVPEIERPSNMYHNMIRLAFADHKIDSSITSDRSKWPAEILEEVFESLTAKTPTDLISRELWMRANDATTWWSVTKRYSRSLAVMSMVGSVLGLGDRHLDNLLVDLKWGHVVHIDYNICFDKGKNLRIPETVPFRLTRNMRHALGPSEMYGTFRESCVHVLSTLRSGHQVLTMLLDAFVFDPLVDWTSHEHTATSGVSLALQLAVYGSNWKTKAKERLTDAMELLNLRMSEVQTLWLANRDDLLHWMKQVTECLLIENSMLGANAIYAQQRVKAGTELREAVTRHHALAKELRPLIRVIGKEREEFADYLKFYKQALFDPLLKGHSALRNELDIDTCVYNFNIVMQNIDNVFGALVNLSFTPIETITSRTSQQEFKPPPGLENVWVVKQDQQENSQAREVVRRVERRLNGWLDGSAGPDRKLSPREEADILIAEATSTPNLSQMYEGWTAWV, translated from the exons atgataacaTCGAGAAACAATGATATTGGGAACCTGATAGAACAG TTTCGTCAACGTGACACGCCACAGAAGGAACGGAAAGCGATTCTCGCTAGAATCGAGGAGATTCTTCAAACTACGAAAAATGTAGAG AGTCTTTGTGTAAAATGGACTTATCTTTTGGATAACTTGTGTTGGCCTAGTCTCACAAAACACGATCGGAATGACATGAAAACGCTGGCTGGAAAAGTGATACGACTTGTTGGAGTTTTACTCTTTGATACTGAATCCTATCCAGA gtttctgATTTATCTTGGAACATTATATCAAAGTGTTACGAAGAAAAGTGAAGAAACACGTGCGGATATCGtgttttcagtgtatttcATCGTTGGAGTCATCAGTCAAAAAACGGAGAATCGTCTAATTGCTACCGACActgaaaatgtcgaaaaatcaTTAGACTGGATAATCAAAGTGCTTCCGAATTCATCAATATCAGTTTATAACCACTGTTTGAAAGGATTTGTACTTGTTGCAAACACATTTCCAAATGTTTATGCTGCAATGTTTGag TCAACCCTCCGAGCAATTCTGACCAACCTTCCCGATTTCAACAGTCATGAAAAGAATTTTGAGCTTCTCATTGATACAGTGATGCGATTTTCTGATCAACTTAATGAGAAGCCTCATTTGGCAGAAGAAATGGTTCGAATTATTCGACCGGATATCAAAAAGAATGGATTGGGAAATATGAGAGAATTGAAGAAACGAATGAAACTGACAATGGCACTCGTGAAAATGgcgaaaagtcaaaaaatgctTGAGGAGACTAATCAGATG atttctgaAATGTCTATCGAACTCGAGGAAAACGGAGGAAAATGGTCATCAGCTTCACTTATAACTATCGTTTGTGATGTTTTCAATGAGCTCTTGATATTGGGAAAAGATGAtgtaaaattgcaaaaaggaGTTGAAGAATCATTGTGCAATGTTCTGAAAGACTTGAATCTTTCTAATCAGAGTACTATGGAGAAacaagcatttttcaattctcttGCAAAG ATTGTCAAACAACTTCCAGCAGAGTCACAAGTCAAAACTAGAGTTCATCAGATTGTTTTCAACACGGAAACTGGACTTTTCACACCCAAAAACCGCGATAATCGAATGTTTGG acatAATATGATATACAAGGATCTTATCAATCTTGTCTCTGTGCTTCTTACGCCTACATCACTCAATCATCTACAAGCGACATATACGGATTTGAGGAAAATAATGATAG ATAGCATGTCACGATTGAAGCAAAGTGAAGATACTCCGTATAGTGATAATATTCGATGGAATGAATCAATCCTTTTGCTTTTCTTTTCGTCACTTCAAAGTATATCATGTGCCAAGAGTTCTCTTATTGtg ATGATGGGAATCCGTccgtcaatttttgaattcttctcATCGGAACTTCCACTCACAGAATATTGGCTTGCTTCAAATCATCCAGAAGTCTATCACCTATTTATCACAATATTTGTTGGACATTTGAAAGC TCACGACTTCTACATTGTTCAATCTGATTATATTGTTCGTGGTGATAGCATTGGACAAAGTATAGGACAAACGAAACGAGATTATGCACGGAAACAAGTTGTTGCTCTACAGAAAATTATCAACAATTTTGGAGACAAATTGTGGAAGAAGACTAG ACTGATGATATCTTCATGGCTTCACTCTCTCATTGCAACTGCTTGTGAACATCAAATCGGAAGTGATAGTTTCAGTCAACGAGAATGGGTTCGATTAAGGAATACTGTCATTCATCAGTCGGTGCTCACATGGAATAATGAATG tgtaaaTCAAGCATTGACCATCCTCTCCACTGCTACAAAATGGTCAGAACTGACGTCAGACATCCATCGAGATATTGCggataaaacgaaaaaagcaAAGTGGAAGGAGGCAACGACAATTTGGGAATCTGGAGATTGTAATACTTATATCAG GCAATCCATGTCTACAGTCTATCAAATGTCACAGGAACGACAACAGAAGACAATTACATCGACAAGTTTTGGAGCCGAAGAGTTTATAATAATTACGAATTTCTTGTTGAAACAGGCAACACCAACTACTTTCAA AAAAGGTCAAAACTCATGGATGGATGAAGTACTGGAAACATTCACACAAGGATGTCGTACGCTTGAAAAACCCGATTCATACGTTCCAGAGacatttatcgaaaaatgggATTGGATTATTAATCAGACTGCAAACTTTTGCATTGTGAATAAAATGAAGACACCATTAGGAAAACCAATGCAGACTTTTGCAGCTTTTGAGA ATGAAATTAAACGACTTGCGAAAGAAGTGATTGTTCGAAAGAATAGTGATAAGAAGTTGAATAAATCATCTACAGAAGATCCAAATCAATCTCCACCACTCAAATATTCCGTTCAATGGCTTCGTGTTCATTTACTTCTAAAATTGattgtagttttggaaaaacttaTGAACTCAGCCATTCATGGTGGTTCTTCCGTTTtcaatttgactgaaattccAGTG TCCTCTCGCCAATTTTTCACAGTGAACGCAGCAAGTTGTGAGGTTTGGCTGAATCGAGTATACTATCCTGCTCTTCTTGTCGCATATTTCAATGGATATTATGGACTT GTTATTCGATTTGGTTCAAATGCTCTTAGCCATTTCGCGAGACAAAAAGACGGAGATAATGATAAAAAGATCGTGAATGGCGTTTGTACAGCAAGTTTAATGTCACTTTCAATGGCAGTTCTCGGTGAACCAATGGAAATTGTTGGATTACGGAGAAAAGTTCGAGAAGAATTCGGAACTGACATGGGACAATCATTGATGGAGGCACTCGGAGAAATGGCTAATGCTAG ATATGAGACAGCTCTGGTTGCCTTGGAAGCAGTTCTTGTGACAGATGCAGCAACaaatgaaacattgaaaatgatCATTCAACTAGCA atggttGACATTTTGAACCGCATACGCCTCCCACAGGCTACCGATTATTATAAGGTTGTCTTATTTGGTGAAGAATCAAATGATTCCACAATTACTGAAGACTTTCGATC AGTTGAGTTACTCACGAAATTCGAGAAGCTCAACAATACAGTGAACGAAAAGCGTCAAGTTGTTGATTGGAGTGCTCGAGAACGTTTCCAATTTGTTGAATCCGCATTTTCACAGACTATGAGAAG AACCGAACTTCTCGAcattcaaaaagatttttccgCGATGGGAGCACTTGCATTGAGTGCTGATTCATCGTGTAAATTGTATTCGGACATTTCATCAACATCTCTCATAATTGCAAATCTTGTCAATAAAATGACTGGTGTCTCACAATGGAAGAATAAACTCACTGATACGGAAATATTCGATAGAAATGAAGAAGGAAATGATGGTGATAAGTTGGCAATATGTCGAAAGTTAATGCATTGGGGACGACACACAAAGAGTAATC GCGGACAGTCATGCGCTGCACACAGTGAAATAATTCGTTTATCCcgtaaaacttcaaattgtgAACTCGCGTTCTTTCACATAAATTCAGCTATTCGAGGTGAAAAACTAGCTGCTTGGCAGAGATTAGAAGTGGAAAGACAGCGACTGAAACTagtgaaaactcaaaatttggatGTGCGAATTCGTGAAATGAATGAAGTGTTCGGATCCTTGGCTGAAGTTTTTACGACaagttgtcaactgaaatCAGACTTTCAAATGGTTGATGGAATGATTAAAGAAA AAATGATCTCCGAAGGATATAATGAAGATATTGCAAAGCGTGAGGAGCACATGAGTCGAGCCAGTATTCAACTTGCAGACTTTTTCCAATCACTTCCAGAACTTGAAAATGTACTTGCGCCCAACCTGTTCCCGACAATTATTTGG agtGAACTACAACGTCGATCAGATAGTTTATCTGCTGGATATCATGGAATAGTTGGATCTCTCTTTCATTTGGCATCTGAAATGTGTCCATCTCTCGCTAAAGCTCATCTCAAAATGGCCAGATGGGCATATGAAATCgctaaaatcaagaatttccctgctgaaaatttaagtttctacaaatttggaaaagacGAAACTGAAAACGAGGAGCTATTGAAGAGCCTGGAAGCGACGAGTCTTGTTAATTTGGAAAAGCTTGTTCGAGCTGCAATTTCTGATGATTTGAGAGCAAA CAACATTCTGGCACCCAATAGTCACTTTATGCACATTTGGAAAATGGTTCGGGATCATCGCACGAAATTCTTGTCAATTGCTGTGACTTcatatttccaatttattcAGAATATGTCCGGTGATTGTGATAATCTACCGTACTCG aaaaaagaggaGACCACTTTGGCGACATTGAGAATTCTAGAACTTCTTGTCAAACATGGCGATGTTCTCATTGATGTAATAAATGATGGACTAAATAAGACTAATGTACATATTTGGAAAG aaattcttcCTCAATTGTTTGCTCGCTTGTCCCATCCATCTGAACATATTCGAAAAACTCTTGTTgatctaatttcaaaaatctgtacAGCTGCACCACATGCAGTCGTTTTTCAAGTTGTTTCTGGTGCTGCATCATCTTCTACAGACGGTGAAGAACTTGAAGAGCAGCAGAATGAT GATCGTAACCGAGTACGTGCATGCTGTGAGAAATTGGAGACAAATATGTCACAATCATATCCGAATCTTGTGAAAGATGTACGGCAGTTTGTAGCAGAACTTGAACGAATTAATCTTTTGAATGAAGAGAAATGGTCTGTTGTCATGGGAACAATGGAACATGAAATGGAAAAACGATTATCATTGATTAGAACTGAAAATGCGAAAACTGAATCGGCTCTTCATTTAACAGCTTCAGTCAAAAATGATATTATTGTGAAAAGAACCCAATTGTTGACTAGACAG ATATTTGATGTACTCGATGAGCTCTACCAACAAACAGTCATTGAGCCTCCAAAGAGCAAGAATGAAGAAGAGTTTGTAACAGCTTTTGCCGAAGTACTCACAAACGCTTTTCAAGAGTCCAGAATATCACGTACCACTTCTCCGGAAAAGTCATGGAttccatttaaaaat CTCATTGCCAATTTTGTGCATCGAAACAGCAAAAAAGGAATGCAAACATTTGAAACGGAAGACATTTCTCCGTACCTCGCATCT CTTTCCAATTCGTGTGTTCCAATGCCAGGTCAAGAATCTGTCGAGTTTGATAGAGTTGTTTCGATATCTCGTGTTGCTCGACAAGTCACAATTCTGCCCACGAAAACTCGCCCGAAAAAGCTGGGATTTGTCGGATCTGATGGAAaaca agttgcatttttattcaaaggaCGCGAAGATCTTCATCTTGATGAACGAGTCATGCAATTCCTCCGATTATGTAATGTGATGCTTCAACCAGGAAAAGGGAAACATCGACAATCGGTTGCCGCGTATCAGGCACATCATTATGCTGTTATTCCACTTGGACCACGTTCTGGACTTATCAAATGGGTTGAAGGTGCTACACCAATGTTCCACATATATCGTAAATGGCAGATGAAAGAG aaagcacTCAAACAAGCGACCAAAAAGAACGGAGAAACAGTTCCTGAAATCGAAAGACCCAGCAACATGTATCACAATATGATTCGTCTAGCATTCGCAGATCAT aaaatcgattCCTCCATCACCTCGGATCGTTCTAAATGGCCAgcagaaattttggaagaagtATTTGAAAGTCTCACAGCAAAAACACCAACAGATTTAATCAGTCGTGAGCTTTGGATGCGTGCGAATGATGCAACAACTTGGTGGTCGGTTACAAAACGATATTCAAGATCACTGGCAGTCATGAGTATGGTTGGATCAGTTTTAGGACTCGGTGATCGACATTTGGACAATTTATTGGTTGATTTGAAGTGGGGTCATGTAGTACATATTGACTACAACATTTGCTTTGACAAG GGAAAGAATCTGCGTATCCCCGAAACAGTCCCATTCCGTTTGACACGTAACATGCGTCACGCTCTCGGACCATCTGAAATGTATGGTACCTTCCGTGAATCTTGTGTTCACGTGCTCTCAACTCTTCGTTCTGGTCATCAAGTTCTTACAATGCTTCTCGATGCATTTGTATTCGATCCGCTTGTCGATTGGACATCACATGAACATACAGCAACTTCTGGTGTCTCATTGGCACTACAATTGGCTGTTTATGGAAGTAATTGGAAGACAAAAGCTAAAGAAAGATTGACCGATGCGATGGAGTTACTCAATTTGAGAATGTCTGAGGTTCAAACCCTTTGGCTTGCAAATCG TGATGACCTTCTCCACTGGATGAAACAAGTGACCGAATGtcttttgattgaaaattcgatgCTTGGAGCAAATGCCATATATGCTCAG caacGTGTGAAAGCTGGAACGGAACTTCGTGAGGCTGTGACACGTCATCATGCACTTGCCAAAGAGCTTCGTCCATTGATAAGAGTAATTGGAAAGGAACGAGAAGAGTTTGCagattatttgaagttttacaaGCAGGCATTATTTGATCCACTTTTGAA aggACACTCGGCTCTCCGTAACGAACTCGATATTGATACATGTGTGTACAATTTCAACATTGTCATGCAAAATATAGATaa TGTGTTTGGAGCACTCGTCAATCTGTCATTCACCCCGATTGAGACTATTACATCCCGTACTTCACAGCAAGAATTCAAACCACCTCCCGGACTTGAAA atgtatgGGTTGTGAAACAAGATCAACAGGAGAATTCTCAAGCGCGTGAAGTTGTCCGACGTGTTGAACGGCGTCTCAACGGATGGCTCGATGGATCGGCAGGACCAGATAGGAAATTGTCTCCTCGCGAAGAg GCCGACATCCTAATCGCTGAAGCTACATCCACACCAAATTTATCTCAAATGTACGAAGGATGGACTGCTTGGGTCTGA